Proteins encoded in a region of the Natranaeroarchaeum aerophilus genome:
- a CDS encoding PAS domain S-box protein, translating to MNSENTVLCLSRDADVVERFASPLRWSHPRISVRATTRLDEAVAEINSGTIDCVIADQMTIETESEVLGAIREQYPSVPLLVVSSTDLDGDSTVSEVVDFLDLDEESDKTALGGWVANAVVRGSGSAARPVGTSPEDMVHDIKRLLVDASSPMDIEHAVCNQLTDGGRYTFAWVGEYDAGERQVVPWVMSTAPDGWPTSRTFGVGPNAPDNVLNELLRRRKSQIVTDIDSYPASLPWRSAALEQDCRAAAFFPLVENDDLHGVLGVYTDSSDGFTDIELDVLEEIAGTTAHVLDSIAVRGEIDQQERVLERYERLVETVGDGMYALDAGGHFMTVNNGLLEMTGYSREGLLGEHVSILLDDDDIERRRKTIDRLEGTHDQEKEAIEITINCKDGTTVPCENQIALLPRGDSHRGTVGVLRDITERKKRERELERQNERLEAFASIVSHDLRNPLSVAQGYVDLATEQVGELESLDNVRAGLDRMEDIIGDVLALARHGQTVTETEQLQLDDVASDAWSNVTTEQARIEIETSEPIAADRSRLLRSFENLFRNSIQHGRADVTIRVGMLSDVGGSVSGDSGRSAGFYVEDDGPGMPEEIRENAFDSSFTTSDEGLGIGLWVVKEVASAHGWTVSVAESDSGGARFEFRDVRAHPE from the coding sequence ATGAACTCCGAGAATACGGTTCTGTGCCTGTCCAGAGACGCCGATGTCGTCGAACGGTTCGCCAGTCCACTTCGCTGGTCGCATCCCCGGATATCCGTCCGTGCGACGACCCGGCTGGACGAAGCGGTTGCCGAGATCAACTCCGGAACTATCGACTGTGTGATTGCCGACCAGATGACGATAGAAACGGAGTCCGAAGTGCTCGGAGCGATCCGGGAGCAGTACCCGTCTGTACCGTTGCTAGTGGTTTCGTCTACCGATCTTGACGGTGACAGCACGGTCTCCGAAGTCGTCGATTTTCTCGACCTTGACGAGGAAAGCGACAAGACAGCCCTCGGCGGGTGGGTTGCAAATGCGGTCGTTCGTGGCTCCGGTTCTGCCGCGCGCCCGGTGGGCACCTCCCCCGAGGACATGGTCCACGACATCAAGCGGCTGCTCGTGGATGCGAGTTCGCCAATGGATATCGAACATGCCGTCTGCAACCAGCTCACTGACGGCGGCAGGTACACATTCGCGTGGGTCGGCGAATACGATGCGGGAGAGCGACAGGTCGTCCCCTGGGTAATGAGCACTGCGCCGGATGGATGGCCAACATCTCGGACGTTCGGCGTCGGCCCGAACGCCCCGGATAACGTACTCAATGAACTCCTCCGGAGACGAAAGTCCCAGATCGTCACTGATATCGACTCCTATCCTGCCAGCCTCCCGTGGCGCTCGGCGGCTCTGGAACAGGACTGTCGCGCCGCTGCGTTCTTCCCGCTGGTCGAGAACGACGACTTGCACGGTGTGCTCGGGGTCTATACCGATTCCAGCGACGGTTTTACCGACATCGAGCTAGACGTCCTCGAAGAGATCGCCGGGACGACCGCCCACGTTCTCGATTCGATTGCTGTCCGGGGGGAGATCGACCAGCAAGAGCGAGTGCTAGAACGATACGAGCGACTGGTCGAAACCGTCGGGGACGGGATGTACGCGCTCGATGCCGGGGGACACTTCATGACGGTCAACAACGGCCTGCTGGAGATGACGGGGTACTCTCGCGAGGGATTGCTCGGCGAACACGTCTCGATACTGCTGGACGACGACGACATCGAACGCCGCCGCAAGACGATCGACCGTCTCGAGGGGACCCACGATCAGGAGAAAGAAGCAATCGAGATCACGATCAACTGCAAGGACGGAACGACCGTTCCCTGCGAGAATCAGATCGCACTATTACCCCGTGGCGACTCTCACCGGGGCACTGTGGGTGTGCTCCGGGATATTACCGAACGTAAAAAGCGCGAACGGGAACTAGAGCGACAGAACGAACGGCTCGAAGCGTTCGCAAGTATCGTCAGCCATGACCTCCGCAATCCCCTCTCCGTTGCCCAGGGCTACGTTGACCTCGCGACAGAGCAGGTCGGCGAACTGGAATCACTCGACAACGTCCGTGCAGGACTTGATCGGATGGAAGATATCATCGGCGACGTACTCGCACTGGCTCGGCACGGACAGACCGTGACCGAGACCGAACAGCTCCAGCTCGACGATGTCGCCAGCGACGCCTGGTCGAACGTCACGACAGAGCAGGCGCGGATCGAAATCGAAACGTCCGAACCGATCGCGGCCGACCGGTCACGACTCCTTCGATCGTTCGAGAACCTGTTCCGGAACAGTATCCAGCACGGGCGAGCGGACGTCACGATCCGTGTCGGCATGCTCTCCGATGTTGGTGGGAGCGTCTCCGGTGATTCCGGTCGATCAGCCGGGTTTTACGTCGAGGACGATGGGCCTGGGATGCCCGAAGAGATCCGAGAGAACGCTTTCGACTCGTCGTTTACGACATCCGACGAGGGGCTCGGAATCGGTCTGTGGGTTGTCAAGGAGGTCGCGTCCGCACACGGCTGGACGGTGAGCGTCGCCGAAAGCGACAGTGGCGGGGCACGCTTCGAGTTCCGGGACGTACGAGCACATCCCGAGTGA
- a CDS encoding DUF2080 family transposase-associated protein, with protein MDRYEIEGHEVLEGDVKATGNGAHILVPKDWRGADVKIVRTSEPNE; from the coding sequence ATAGATAGATACGAAATCGAAGGCCATGAAGTACTAGAAGGTGATGTGAAGGCGACTGGCAACGGTGCACATATCCTCGTTCCCAAAGATTGGCGTGGTGCAGACGTGAAAATCGTCAGAACATCTGAACCCAACGAGTAA
- a CDS encoding pyridoxal-phosphate-dependent aminotransferase family protein: MTEKREYRDDYTDKKLYIPGPTEVREDVIDAMAQPMFGHRMDRMTDLYTTIVEDTKEFLGTDNDVIILTGSGTEFWEASTLNLVDENILVATCGSFSERHANVAERLGKNVDTIDYEWGNAVKPEDIREALETSDKHYDVVAVVKNESSTGVRNPIEEIGDVVDEYDDTYFVVDAVSSLGGDYVDIDEHGIDVLFASSQKAFAMPPGLAICVVSDEAYERELEKDEASWYGGFQRCLDYYDRKGQTHSTPAIPIMLAYRKQMKHMLDEGHEARDERHREMAEYTREWAREHFAMFPEEGYESQTVSCIENTQGIDVAETVAKVNEQYDMAFSSGYGDLSEESFRIGHMGEHDIESIKELTDAIEDVADL, from the coding sequence GTGACAGAAAAACGCGAATACCGCGACGACTACACCGACAAGAAACTGTACATACCCGGTCCGACCGAGGTGCGTGAGGACGTCATCGACGCGATGGCACAGCCGATGTTCGGCCATCGGATGGATCGGATGACCGATCTGTACACGACCATCGTAGAGGACACGAAGGAGTTCCTCGGCACCGACAACGACGTCATCATCCTCACCGGCTCGGGGACGGAGTTCTGGGAAGCATCGACGCTCAATCTGGTCGACGAGAACATCCTCGTGGCGACCTGTGGGAGCTTCAGTGAACGCCACGCCAACGTTGCCGAGCGACTGGGCAAGAACGTCGACACGATTGATTACGAGTGGGGCAACGCGGTCAAACCTGAAGACATCCGCGAGGCGCTCGAAACCAGCGACAAGCACTACGACGTTGTCGCCGTCGTTAAAAACGAGAGTTCGACCGGCGTCCGGAATCCGATCGAGGAGATCGGCGACGTCGTCGACGAGTACGATGACACGTACTTCGTCGTCGACGCGGTCTCCTCGCTGGGCGGTGACTACGTCGATATCGACGAACACGGCATCGACGTCCTCTTTGCCTCCTCGCAGAAGGCCTTCGCGATGCCGCCGGGACTTGCGATCTGTGTTGTCAGCGACGAGGCCTACGAGCGGGAACTCGAAAAGGACGAAGCGTCGTGGTACGGCGGCTTCCAGCGCTGTCTGGACTACTACGACCGGAAGGGACAGACCCACTCGACGCCCGCGATCCCGATCATGCTGGCCTACCGCAAGCAGATGAAACATATGCTCGATGAAGGCCACGAAGCCCGCGACGAGCGTCACCGCGAGATGGCCGAGTACACCCGCGAGTGGGCTCGCGAGCACTTCGCCATGTTCCCCGAAGAGGGATACGAGTCCCAGACGGTCTCCTGTATCGAGAACACGCAGGGGATCGATGTCGCCGAGACCGTGGCCAAGGTCAACGAACAGTACGACATGGCCTTCTCCAGTGGCTACGGTGACCTCAGCGAGGAGTCGTTCCGCATCGGCCACATGGGCGAACACGACATCGAGAGCATCAAGGAACTCACCGACGCGATCGAAGACGTCGCGGATCTGTAG
- a CDS encoding tRNA sulfurtransferase: MHPPGADTVLLRHGEVNTKSRQVQLAMERRLVENVRAVLADRGVDGDVERRWTRPLIHVAEEDVEAATTAASDVFGVVSASPALVVDADRAAIESALVRTATACYTGGSFAIEARRAGNTTPFDSEDIGKFGGNAIWDAVSERFDPEVDLDDPDLTFYVECRKAEAFVFIEKRQGPGGLPIGTQDPLITLVSGGIDSPVAAYEVMRRGAPTIPVYLDLGDYGGVDHRERAIESVRTLAKYAPDHSFDLRIVDAGETVAHLAETIEEGRMLAFRRYMYQVGETVAKDGGAVGIVTGEAIGQKSSQTTANMGVTSQSVDLPVHRPLLTVDKEEIVERARAIDTFDTATISAGCNRFAPEQAETHGSLDAIQRLEPDDLLERAQRDARAADVIELGR, translated from the coding sequence ATGCATCCCCCGGGCGCGGACACCGTACTGCTCCGTCACGGCGAGGTAAACACCAAGAGTCGGCAGGTGCAACTCGCCATGGAGCGACGGCTCGTCGAGAACGTCCGGGCTGTACTGGCCGACCGTGGAGTCGATGGCGATGTCGAGCGCCGATGGACCCGTCCGCTGATCCATGTCGCCGAGGAGGACGTCGAAGCGGCGACAACGGCTGCAAGCGACGTATTCGGTGTCGTCTCTGCCAGCCCTGCGCTCGTCGTCGACGCCGATCGGGCAGCGATCGAATCCGCGCTCGTACGGACGGCAACGGCGTGTTACACCGGTGGCAGCTTCGCTATCGAGGCTCGTCGCGCCGGGAATACAACGCCATTCGATAGCGAAGATATCGGCAAGTTTGGCGGCAACGCTATCTGGGACGCCGTCTCCGAGCGGTTCGATCCCGAAGTCGACCTCGACGACCCCGACCTGACGTTCTACGTCGAGTGTCGCAAAGCGGAGGCGTTCGTATTTATCGAAAAGCGCCAGGGTCCGGGTGGGCTCCCGATTGGCACTCAGGACCCACTCATTACGCTGGTCAGCGGCGGCATCGACTCACCTGTCGCCGCCTACGAGGTCATGCGCCGTGGGGCTCCGACCATCCCTGTCTATCTCGATCTCGGTGACTACGGCGGCGTCGATCACCGGGAGCGAGCGATCGAATCGGTACGAACCCTGGCGAAGTACGCGCCGGACCACTCGTTTGACCTCCGAATCGTCGACGCTGGAGAGACGGTCGCTCACCTCGCCGAGACTATCGAGGAAGGGCGGATGCTCGCCTTTCGCCGCTACATGTATCAGGTCGGGGAAACCGTCGCAAAAGACGGCGGGGCAGTGGGCATCGTCACCGGCGAAGCGATCGGCCAGAAGTCGAGCCAGACGACCGCAAATATGGGCGTGACGAGCCAGTCTGTCGACCTTCCGGTTCACCGTCCCCTGCTGACTGTGGACAAAGAGGAGATCGTCGAGCGCGCCCGGGCGATCGACACGTTTGATACCGCGACAATTTCGGCTGGTTGTAACCGTTTTGCCCCAGAGCAGGCCGAAACACACGGATCTCTCGACGCGATTCAGCGACTGGAGCCGGACGACCTCCTGGAACGCGCCCAGCGCGACGCTCGGGCGGCGGATGTGATAGAGCTCGGCCGGTGA
- a CDS encoding acetamidase/formamidase family protein, translating into MSRESVTHEQGAIYEFAPEMDPTATVEPGTELTIETRDSLDGAVQADSDVIEEIPEEVNAATGPIAVDGASPGDVLEIEIEEIRVVEPAGRVITIDGFGLLDGQPRIEAPESRMTPIEDGRLSFEGIDVPIDPVIGTIGVAPAEESYTTLVPHDHGGNLDTTDMTAGHTAYFPVFQEGALFAMGDCKAAMADGEMCGTGSEVATEIDLTVDVVETDVQLERPLVETPEAWKTIASAETIETACELANRDVIELLATEHDLSTTEAYMLSSLVGGLEISQVVDPLVTARNAIPKAYLSDPL; encoded by the coding sequence ATGTCACGCGAGTCAGTAACACACGAACAGGGTGCGATCTATGAGTTTGCACCGGAGATGGACCCGACCGCGACCGTCGAACCGGGGACAGAGCTGACAATCGAAACACGGGATAGCCTCGATGGTGCCGTACAGGCGGATTCCGACGTTATTGAGGAGATCCCCGAGGAGGTCAACGCCGCTACGGGACCGATCGCGGTCGACGGTGCAAGCCCAGGTGATGTGCTCGAAATCGAGATCGAGGAGATTCGCGTCGTCGAACCCGCGGGGCGGGTCATCACGATCGACGGCTTTGGCCTTCTCGACGGACAGCCGCGGATCGAAGCGCCCGAAAGCCGGATGACGCCGATCGAGGACGGGCGACTGTCCTTCGAGGGTATTGACGTCCCGATCGACCCGGTGATCGGGACGATCGGCGTTGCCCCGGCAGAGGAGTCCTACACCACACTCGTTCCCCACGACCACGGCGGGAACCTCGATACGACCGACATGACAGCCGGACACACTGCGTACTTTCCCGTCTTTCAGGAGGGTGCACTCTTTGCGATGGGCGACTGCAAGGCTGCGATGGCCGACGGCGAGATGTGTGGCACCGGTAGCGAGGTCGCCACCGAGATCGACCTGACTGTCGACGTGGTCGAAACCGATGTCCAACTGGAGCGCCCGCTTGTCGAGACGCCGGAGGCGTGGAAGACGATCGCGAGCGCGGAGACGATTGAAACCGCCTGCGAACTCGCAAACAGGGACGTGATCGAACTACTCGCCACTGAACACGACCTTTCGACGACCGAGGCGTACATGCTCTCCAGCCTCGTTGGTGGACTCGAAATCAGTCAAGTCGTCGATCCACTGGTCACCGCCCGGAACGCGATTCCGAAGGCGTACCTCTCGGATCCACTGTAG
- a CDS encoding winged helix-turn-helix transcriptional regulator: MSTGTPQEEKHHGEDVCSVVDSLEQIGSQWRLIVLNDLQDGEKRFNELKRSTGASSRTLSRVLDDLQETGFVTRRLEEDAPVATYYNLTEKGASLCPVFDEIEAWADEWL; the protein is encoded by the coding sequence ATGTCGACCGGTACCCCACAGGAGGAGAAACACCACGGTGAGGACGTCTGTTCGGTCGTCGACTCGCTCGAACAGATCGGTTCCCAGTGGCGGCTGATCGTTCTCAACGACTTACAGGACGGCGAAAAGCGGTTCAACGAACTCAAACGCTCGACCGGTGCCAGCTCTCGAACGCTCTCCCGAGTGCTCGACGATCTCCAGGAGACGGGCTTCGTGACGCGTCGACTCGAAGAGGACGCCCCTGTCGCGACGTACTACAACCTCACCGAGAAGGGTGCGTCGCTCTGTCCTGTCTTCGACGAGATCGAAGCCTGGGCGGACGAGTGGCTGTAG
- a CDS encoding PIN domain-containing protein, which yields MKLVIDANVVISALIADSKTRELIVTLEPDLLTPAFVHDEIENYQELIVEKSGMEPDRVSQFIDLLFQYIDVVPASEFYPAIERADEAIGDTDPDDALYLTCAIGCDSAIWSDDSDFDEQELVDVYSTSDVIDSFDTR from the coding sequence ATGAAGCTGGTCATCGACGCCAATGTCGTCATCTCCGCGCTCATCGCTGATTCGAAAACGCGGGAGCTCATCGTTACGCTTGAACCTGACCTGCTGACTCCCGCGTTCGTCCACGACGAGATCGAAAACTACCAGGAGCTGATCGTCGAGAAGTCCGGAATGGAACCAGATCGAGTCTCACAGTTCATCGACCTTCTGTTCCAGTACATCGATGTTGTGCCCGCCAGCGAGTTCTATCCGGCTATCGAGAGAGCAGACGAAGCAATCGGCGATACCGACCCTGACGACGCACTTTATCTGACGTGTGCGATCGGCTGTGATTCGGCCATCTGGAGTGACGATTCCGATTTCGACGAGCAGGAGCTGGTTGACGTCTATTCGACGAGCGACGTAATCGATTCATTCGATACACGCTAG
- a CDS encoding RNA-guided endonuclease InsQ/TnpB family protein yields MHYAYRYRLHPTEAQRETLDYHRDTCRQLYNHALNEFKQIPKSAGALNQRVRQVRDQLPDLKDWWNALNDIYSTVSQAAVMRIEDSIKALSALKKNGHDVGSLNWKAPDEFRSFKYVQSGFEFDKKNGQTVLSLSKLADIPITYHRKIPDDVTVKEVVIKKERTGEWYASFAVEGKETPAKPKDPDRCVGIDVGILKYAHDTDGRAVGSLGLRNEQERLRREQRSLSRKQTGSNNWEKQRLKVAECHQQVRRKRHDVLHKLSNYYATEYDLVTVEELNVKSMLESAGNSQNTASASWDTFTTMLEYKCKREGTHFAEVEPAGTTKECASCGVESDKPLWVREHSCPACGFEMDRDANAAINILSRGFEELGLGQSEGTPVETALPMFTSSGSSDVVDVKRVVETGSPTLNETVPSAE; encoded by the coding sequence ATGCACTACGCCTACAGGTATCGACTGCATCCGACTGAAGCCCAGCGTGAGACACTGGACTATCACCGCGATACCTGTCGGCAACTCTACAACCATGCACTCAACGAGTTCAAGCAAATACCCAAATCAGCAGGGGCGCTCAACCAGCGAGTGCGTCAAGTTCGAGACCAACTACCCGACCTCAAAGACTGGTGGAATGCACTCAACGATATATATTCCACTGTGTCTCAAGCCGCTGTCATGCGAATCGAAGACAGCATCAAAGCACTTTCAGCACTCAAAAAGAACGGCCATGACGTCGGGAGTCTCAACTGGAAGGCTCCTGACGAGTTTCGGAGTTTCAAATATGTACAGTCCGGCTTCGAGTTCGACAAGAAGAACGGCCAGACTGTCCTCTCCCTCTCGAAACTCGCAGATATTCCAATTACGTACCACCGTAAAATTCCAGATGATGTCACCGTCAAAGAGGTCGTTATCAAGAAAGAGCGTACTGGCGAGTGGTACGCTTCTTTCGCTGTCGAAGGAAAAGAGACGCCAGCAAAACCGAAAGACCCTGACCGTTGCGTTGGAATCGACGTAGGGATCCTCAAGTACGCCCACGATACGGATGGGCGTGCTGTTGGATCGCTAGGACTGAGAAACGAACAAGAGCGTCTCAGGCGCGAACAGCGGTCTCTTTCTCGGAAGCAAACTGGGTCAAACAACTGGGAGAAACAACGACTCAAAGTAGCCGAGTGCCACCAGCAAGTCAGGCGAAAACGCCATGATGTCCTACATAAACTCTCGAATTACTACGCCACTGAGTACGATTTGGTAACTGTTGAGGAGTTGAATGTGAAATCGATGCTGGAGTCGGCTGGCAACAGTCAAAACACTGCTTCGGCATCGTGGGACACGTTCACCACGATGCTTGAGTACAAGTGCAAGCGTGAAGGGACACACTTTGCCGAGGTTGAGCCAGCAGGCACGACCAAGGAGTGTGCATCGTGTGGTGTCGAATCAGACAAACCGCTCTGGGTGCGAGAACACTCGTGTCCTGCATGTGGTTTTGAAATGGATAGAGACGCAAATGCCGCAATTAATATTCTCTCTCGGGGTTTCGAGGAGCTAGGACTGGGGCAGTCCGAAGGTACGCCTGTGGAGACTGCGCTCCCTATGTTCACGTCGTCGGGGTCTTCCGACGTTGTGGATGTAAAGCGCGTCGTAGAAACAGGAAGCCCCACCCTCAACGAAACCGTGCCATCGGCTGAGTAG
- a CDS encoding DUF7331 family protein, translating to MSATVNPDESESTDNEVPTVAVCETTPGRVVFTEDGNSDGWIATDLTVSLSR from the coding sequence ATGAGCGCCACGGTCAATCCCGACGAGAGCGAGTCGACGGATAACGAGGTTCCAACTGTCGCAGTCTGTGAGACTACTCCTGGACGCGTTGTCTTTACCGAAGATGGTAACAGCGACGGCTGGATCGCAACTGATCTGACGGTTTCCCTTTCTCGGTAG
- the dpsA gene encoding DNA starvation/stationary phase protection protein DpsA, with the protein MSSQKHARQPFGDIHESEALRIPEDKAEQLVEALNTDLAATYVLYHQVKKHHWIVEGAEFRDLHVYLGEVAADLEEGADILAERAQALGGVPLSGGANYEERAPVTPEDKDVYDIRTSLENDLEIFGDITEQLREHEQLARNLGDPATAELLRGILIDVEEHGHHLEHYLEDDTLVTENSIE; encoded by the coding sequence ATGAGCTCACAGAAACACGCCCGTCAGCCCTTCGGAGACATCCACGAGAGCGAAGCCCTTCGGATTCCCGAAGACAAGGCCGAACAACTCGTCGAGGCGCTCAACACCGACCTCGCCGCGACATACGTCCTGTATCACCAGGTCAAAAAGCACCACTGGATCGTCGAAGGTGCGGAGTTCCGCGACCTCCACGTCTACCTCGGCGAAGTCGCGGCCGACCTCGAAGAGGGTGCTGACATCCTCGCAGAACGAGCGCAGGCGCTCGGCGGCGTCCCACTCTCCGGTGGTGCAAACTACGAGGAGCGCGCCCCAGTAACGCCTGAAGACAAGGACGTTTACGACATCCGAACGTCGCTCGAAAACGACCTCGAGATCTTCGGGGACATCACCGAGCAGCTCCGCGAGCACGAACAGCTAGCCCGCAACCTCGGAGACCCCGCCACTGCCGAACTCCTTCGGGGGATCCTGATCGACGTCGAAGAGCACGGCCACCACCTCGAACACTACCTCGAGGACGACACGCTGGTCACTGAGAACTCGATCGAGTAA
- a CDS encoding HTTM domain-containing protein has protein sequence MSSRGRDGSPSQFARVQTAVERRIRVDSRSLAAFRILAGLLVIADLLLRSRNFEFFYTESGVVPRSLARELSADYALSIYHLTTDPTLIAALFVLQGLIALQLIVGYKTRLATVLTFVFAVSLDHHNPLVLSYADTLFRFLLFWAMFLPLGERWSIDAVHRDRTPRASVASAATALVLVQVVYVYFTNGLTKSLSEEWVSGTAATLVFGIDEVTFLLGDLLREVPALLGIGGFVWYLMLLGSWLLLALVGRGRLALVGLFVAGHVSFALTVRIGAFPYVSIAGLLLFLPPVFWQHVRTLFDRARVDVDGIVASVRDLATLVPASPLIGDFDRFGLPPDRRRRLRSGVYTVTIGIVVVTIVLVSITFLFQIGTAVAADDHQPTEETIDDVLVDGLDGITGLRHVETVAESAGVDQPVAWGIFAQPRTEDRYYVFPARTAEGDLVDAYNARKVTYDRPYDRLQRQHGTYRERFYMNSVRRGGQYGNDVPHYLAEHVCEQWADEHGTELTHVNMYMISEEITRETIDRPSDRDRTYLEIYSHGCGDYGPTVIQPPDGE, from the coding sequence ATGTCGTCCCGCGGACGCGACGGCTCGCCCTCCCAGTTCGCCCGGGTACAGACTGCCGTAGAGCGTCGTATTCGAGTTGACAGCCGGTCGCTCGCGGCGTTTCGCATACTGGCTGGGCTGCTCGTTATCGCCGATCTGCTACTCAGGTCCCGCAATTTCGAATTTTTTTACACCGAATCCGGCGTGGTGCCCCGCTCGCTCGCCCGCGAGCTATCGGCGGACTACGCGCTCTCGATCTATCACCTCACGACCGATCCGACGCTGATTGCCGCGCTATTCGTCCTTCAGGGTCTCATCGCGCTGCAGTTGATCGTGGGCTACAAAACCCGCCTCGCCACGGTGCTCACTTTCGTTTTCGCCGTCTCACTGGACCATCACAATCCGCTCGTACTGAGCTACGCCGATACGCTGTTTCGCTTCCTGTTGTTCTGGGCGATGTTTCTCCCACTCGGGGAGCGGTGGTCGATCGATGCCGTCCACCGGGACCGCACACCGCGGGCGTCGGTGGCGAGTGCTGCAACCGCACTCGTGCTCGTACAGGTCGTCTATGTCTACTTCACCAACGGGCTCACGAAGTCACTGTCCGAGGAGTGGGTCAGCGGAACCGCCGCGACGCTTGTCTTCGGCATCGACGAAGTGACATTCCTGCTGGGGGATCTCCTGCGGGAGGTTCCGGCCCTGCTCGGGATCGGTGGCTTCGTCTGGTATCTCATGTTGCTCGGCTCGTGGCTCCTGCTGGCCCTTGTCGGGCGAGGACGACTGGCACTCGTGGGCCTGTTCGTCGCCGGACACGTTTCCTTTGCGCTGACGGTCCGGATCGGCGCGTTCCCATACGTCTCGATCGCTGGACTGTTGTTGTTTCTCCCACCGGTCTTCTGGCAGCACGTACGAACCCTGTTCGATCGAGCGCGAGTCGACGTCGACGGGATCGTAGCATCTGTTCGGGATCTGGCGACGCTCGTTCCGGCATCACCGCTCATCGGCGACTTCGACCGGTTCGGCCTCCCGCCCGACCGGAGACGGCGTCTCCGGAGCGGGGTGTACACCGTCACGATCGGTATCGTGGTCGTGACGATCGTGCTGGTTTCGATTACGTTTCTGTTCCAGATCGGGACGGCGGTTGCAGCTGATGACCACCAGCCGACCGAAGAGACGATCGATGACGTGCTCGTCGACGGGCTGGACGGGATCACGGGGCTCCGGCACGTCGAGACTGTCGCCGAAAGCGCCGGGGTTGACCAGCCGGTTGCCTGGGGGATCTTCGCCCAGCCACGGACCGAGGACCGGTATTACGTCTTCCCGGCACGCACTGCCGAGGGAGATCTCGTCGACGCATACAACGCACGAAAAGTAACCTACGACCGCCCGTACGACCGACTACAGCGACAACACGGAACCTATCGCGAGCGCTTTTACATGAACAGCGTCCGGCGCGGCGGCCAGTACGGAAACGATGTTCCCCACTATCTCGCCGAGCACGTCTGCGAGCAGTGGGCTGACGAGCACGGGACGGAACTCACGCACGTCAACATGTATATGATAAGCGAAGAGATTACGCGAGAAACGATAGACAGACCGTCCGACCGTGACCGGACGTATCTGGAGATCTACAGTCATGGCTGTGGGGACTATGGCCCAACCGTGATTCAGCCACCTGACGGGGAGTGA
- a CDS encoding proteasome assembly chaperone family protein, protein MNEVDVERVESAELQDPVLIEGLPGVGHVGKLAAEHLLDELDGTLVRRVYSDQFPPQVEVGDDGVAELTCAEFHAVETEGRDLLVLSGDHQAQSNEGHYELTDTFLDIAEEFGVSEVYALGGVPTGELIEEYDVLGAASNEDVVERLTDAGVEFRDSEPAGGIVGVSGLLLGLGGRRGHEAACLMGETSGYLVDPKSAQAVLEILQDVLGFEVDFGSLEERADEMEEVIGKIQEMEQQQNVPSDDDLRYIG, encoded by the coding sequence ATGAACGAAGTCGATGTCGAGCGTGTCGAGAGCGCCGAGCTACAGGATCCGGTACTCATCGAGGGGCTTCCGGGGGTCGGTCACGTCGGGAAGCTCGCGGCCGAGCATCTGCTCGACGAGCTTGACGGGACGCTGGTCCGGCGCGTCTATTCGGATCAGTTCCCGCCACAGGTCGAGGTCGGTGATGATGGGGTCGCAGAGCTCACCTGTGCGGAGTTTCACGCCGTCGAGACGGAGGGTCGTGATCTCCTCGTCCTCTCGGGCGATCATCAGGCACAGAGCAACGAGGGCCACTACGAACTCACTGACACGTTCCTCGACATCGCCGAGGAGTTCGGCGTGAGCGAGGTGTACGCACTCGGTGGTGTTCCGACCGGCGAACTGATCGAGGAGTACGACGTGCTCGGCGCGGCATCCAATGAGGACGTCGTCGAGCGACTGACCGACGCTGGTGTCGAGTTCCGTGACTCCGAACCCGCGGGCGGTATCGTCGGCGTGAGCGGCCTGCTGCTCGGCCTCGGTGGACGACGTGGCCACGAAGCCGCCTGTCTGATGGGCGAGACGAGTGGCTATCTCGTCGATCCGAAGAGCGCACAGGCGGTTCTGGAAATCCTGCAGGACGTCCTCGGCTTCGAGGTCGACTTCGGCAGTCTCGAAGAGCGTGCCGACGAAATGGAGGAAGTCATCGGGAAGATCCAGGAGATGGAACAACAACAGAACGTCCCGAGCGACGACGACCTGCGGTATATCGGTTAG